Sequence from the Thermococcus nautili genome:
ACTATGAGAACGGCGAGAACGGAAACGGGGTGAAGCCCAAAATCGTCTACGGCGACTACGGGATTCCCATAGCGTACGTTGGCGAGGACGTCGAGGGCGAGAAGAGCTACTCGACCTACGAGGACGTTGTGATAAAGCCCAAAGAGGGCTTCCACTACCGCGCGAAGGAGATTCCCGACGAGTGGGAGCTTACCTTCGACGTCAAGAACGTGAAGTTCGAGGCCCCGAAGGTCAAAAACGCCGCGAGCAAAGAAGGTGAGATAATAATCCAGGCCTATTCGAGCTACTTCAAGTCGAGGCTCAGGAAGATGCGCAGAATCTTCCGCGAGAACCCCGAAATCGGGACGGTCATAGACATCGCGAAGCTGAGCTACGTCCGGGACGATGAGGTCACGATAATCGGCCTCGTCAACGACAAGCGCGAAACGGCGAAGGGCTACATGTTTGAGGTGGAAGATGCAACCGGGCGGGTTAAGGTCTTCCTCGGCAGGGACAAGGAGAACGCTTCCCAGGCCTACAACGCGATAATGCCCGATTCTGTCGTTGCCTTCCGCGGTCAGCCGGGCAGGGGAATCTTCTTCGCCAACCGCGTCTTCCTCCCGGATGTGCCGAAGTTCAGGCGCGAGAAGCCTCCACTGGAAGAGAAGGTCTACGCGATTCTGCTGAGCGACATCCACGTCGGCTCGAACAAGTTCTGCGAAAAGGCCTTTGAGAAGTTCCTTGAATGGCTCAACGGCGAGGTCAACAGCAGGGCCGAGGAAGAACTCGTAAGCCGGATTAAGTACCTGATAATCGGCGGTGACGTCGTTGACGGCGTCGGTATCTACCCGGGCCAGTACAACGAGCTGGCCATTCCCGACATCTTCGACCAGTACGAGGCATTGGCCAATCTCCTCCGCAACGTTCCGGAGCATATAACCATGTTCATCGGCCCGGGCAACCACGACGCCGCGAGGACCGCTCTGCCACAGCCGGGCTTCTACGAGGAGTACGCTAAGCCGATATACAAGCTCAAAAACGCCGTGATACTAAGCAACCCCGCGGTGATAAACCTCCACGGCAGGGAGTTCCTCATCGCCCACGGAAGGGGCATAGAGGACGTCGTTGACTTCATCCCCGGGAGAACGCACCACAAGCCCGCCGAGGCGATGGTTGATTTGCTCAAGCTCCGCCACCTTGCGCCGACCTTCGGTAACAAGGTTCCCATCGCTCCCGACCCCGAGGATACACTCGTCATCGAGAGCGTTCCTGACCTCTTCCAGGCCGGCCACGTTCACGTTATGGAGTACCGGATTTACAACGGCGTCTTCGTCATCAACAGCGGAACCTGGCAGGCCCAGACCGAGTTCCAGAAGATGGTGAACATCATACCCACTCCAGCGCGCGTGCCGATAATAGACGTTGAAACGGCCCGTTTGAGAGCCGTTGTGAGCTTCGACCAGTTCTGTGAGGGGGTTTGAATGGGGGAAGAGCTTTACTCACCCGAGATGAAGGCTTACTTCGAATCACTTCAGCGAGAAATTGACAGGGCCTATGAGATAGCAAGGAAAGCCCGCTCTCAGGGGAAGGACCCCAGCCTCGACGTTGAGGTTCCCCAGGCAACCGACATGGCCGGCCGTGTTGAGAGCCTCGTCGGCCCCCCTGGAGTCGCCGAAAGGATTAGAGAACTTGTCAAGGAGTACGGTAAGGAACTCGCCGCGCTTAAGGTCGTTGACGAAATCATCGAAGGTAAGTTCGGCGACCTTGGGAGCAAGGAGAAGTACGCGGAGCAGGCCGTCAGAACTGCCCTCGCGATACTCACAGAGGGTATCGTCTCGGCTCCGCTCGAGGGAATCGCCGACGTCAAAATCAAGCGCAACACCTGGGCCGACAATTCCGAATACCTGGCCCTCTACTACGCCGGCCCGATAAGGAGCTCCGGCGGAACGGCGCAGGCGTTGAGCGTTCTCGTTGGCGACTACGTGAGGAAAAAGCTCGGCCTCGACCGCTTCAAGCCGAGCGAGGAGCACATTGAGAGGATGGTCGAGGAGATAGACCTCTATCACAGGGCCGTTACGCGCTTGCAGTATCATCCGGAGGCAGATGAGGTAAGGCTCGCGATGAGGAACATTCCCATCGAGATAACCGGCGAAGAGACAGA
This genomic interval carries:
- a CDS encoding DNA-directed DNA polymerase II small subunit — its product is MLIEDLIKNKYLITPSAYYLLEPHYKRDFTLAELIKFAKARGTFVIDSSIAEAFLAEKGLFSTGELTEQTPLEVSEEEPLEASPEEIHGDFAESAEIPVSETVTASRPEEIPSSEDFESAEASGSISTGDVVESEVATASSGEESVEPAEIVGETSISTGTTLELEQSPASIPVEEPISSEISEGESFVSTGTPEHEELVDEAAGSLDSSLTEVVEDSLPVEAEPLNGNGYGNYADSEEYYENGENGNGVKPKIVYGDYGIPIAYVGEDVEGEKSYSTYEDVVIKPKEGFHYRAKEIPDEWELTFDVKNVKFEAPKVKNAASKEGEIIIQAYSSYFKSRLRKMRRIFRENPEIGTVIDIAKLSYVRDDEVTIIGLVNDKRETAKGYMFEVEDATGRVKVFLGRDKENASQAYNAIMPDSVVAFRGQPGRGIFFANRVFLPDVPKFRREKPPLEEKVYAILLSDIHVGSNKFCEKAFEKFLEWLNGEVNSRAEEELVSRIKYLIIGGDVVDGVGIYPGQYNELAIPDIFDQYEALANLLRNVPEHITMFIGPGNHDAARTALPQPGFYEEYAKPIYKLKNAVILSNPAVINLHGREFLIAHGRGIEDVVDFIPGRTHHKPAEAMVDLLKLRHLAPTFGNKVPIAPDPEDTLVIESVPDLFQAGHVHVMEYRIYNGVFVINSGTWQAQTEFQKMVNIIPTPARVPIIDVETARLRAVVSFDQFCEGV